One region of Bacillus pumilus genomic DNA includes:
- the cls gene encoding cardiolipin synthase produces the protein MKKRRLEFLFLYFMIFGAYVVYWWPVPAWSVQLYAAVYIAIILFSIISLMLENRTSQHTLLWMYVLIFFPIIGYMFYLFSGQLYVKGHLFKSKRMYNREKLRRISELESKPDESSLTENQRTFFHYTEKATGMHVNTNSDMDILKNGEETFPRIFEELKKAKSFIHIEYYMFKSDFLGHRMMEILIEKVKEGVEVRFIYDAAGSIRFSRKDIKRLKQAGVKVAPFLPLKYGFFNQKFNFRNHRKIVIIDGKTGFVGGLNVGKEYVGRDENIGFWRDTHTMLKGEAVQTLHSIFMLDWEYVSDEVLIDDPKYHTPHPVTGEDVIQVVPTGPDMKESMSDLYDALISNAKQFVWIATPYFVPNESLRTALKIAATRGVDVRVMVPEINDGFLTQYATRSYFSELLKEGIKVYHYQKGFMHQKVMIADGELASVGTANVDMRSFQLNFEVNVFTAAKKPIEQLMVHYEEDMMECEQMGPVHFYKRGLKERLKESFARLFSGVL, from the coding sequence GTGAAAAAGAGGAGACTGGAATTTTTATTTTTATATTTTATGATATTCGGGGCATATGTGGTGTATTGGTGGCCGGTTCCAGCGTGGAGTGTTCAGCTGTACGCAGCAGTTTATATCGCCATTATTTTATTTAGTATCATCTCGCTCATGCTAGAGAACCGTACATCACAGCACACACTCTTATGGATGTATGTTTTAATCTTTTTCCCGATCATTGGCTATATGTTTTATTTGTTCTCGGGACAGCTCTATGTGAAAGGTCATTTATTCAAATCAAAAAGAATGTACAACCGTGAAAAACTACGCAGAATATCTGAGCTTGAGAGCAAGCCGGATGAATCAAGTCTAACCGAAAATCAGCGGACTTTTTTTCATTACACAGAAAAAGCAACAGGCATGCATGTGAACACAAATAGTGATATGGACATTTTAAAAAATGGGGAGGAGACGTTTCCCCGTATTTTTGAAGAATTAAAAAAGGCAAAATCGTTCATCCATATAGAATATTACATGTTCAAATCGGATTTCCTCGGGCACCGGATGATGGAGATTTTGATAGAAAAAGTGAAAGAAGGGGTAGAGGTTCGCTTCATCTATGATGCGGCTGGCAGCATTCGCTTCTCCCGAAAAGATATTAAACGCTTGAAGCAGGCAGGAGTCAAGGTCGCTCCTTTTCTGCCTTTAAAATATGGTTTCTTTAATCAAAAATTCAATTTCCGCAATCACCGCAAAATCGTGATCATTGATGGGAAGACAGGATTTGTCGGCGGGTTAAATGTCGGAAAAGAATATGTCGGACGTGATGAAAATATCGGTTTTTGGCGTGATACGCATACCATGTTAAAGGGTGAGGCTGTCCAAACCCTTCACTCTATTTTTATGCTCGACTGGGAGTATGTATCAGATGAAGTATTAATTGATGATCCGAAATATCATACGCCGCATCCTGTGACGGGAGAGGATGTCATTCAGGTTGTACCAACTGGACCCGATATGAAAGAAAGTATGAGTGATTTATATGATGCACTCATCTCAAATGCGAAACAATTTGTCTGGATTGCGACACCTTATTTTGTCCCTAATGAATCCCTTCGTACAGCATTGAAAATTGCTGCGACAAGAGGGGTGGATGTCCGGGTGATGGTACCGGAGATCAATGACGGCTTTCTCACACAATACGCCACACGATCCTATTTTTCTGAGCTTCTAAAAGAGGGCATCAAGGTGTATCACTATCAAAAGGGCTTCATGCATCAAAAAGTAATGATCGCAGATGGAGAACTTGCCTCTGTCGGCACTGCAAATGTGGATATGAGAAGCTTTCAGCTCAATTTTGAGGTCAATGTCTTTACAGCCGCGAAAAAGCCCATTGAACAACTGATGGTACACTATGAGGAAGATATGATGGAATGTGAGCAGATGGGACCTGTTCATTTTTATAAAAGAGGCTTAAAAGAACGATTAAAGGAATCATTTGCTCGGTTGTTTTCTGGCGTTCTATGA
- a CDS encoding S66 peptidase family protein, giving the protein MHTPPPLKKGSHLRVIAPSRSASILSKEGIAQAKKRLEMLGFTVSFGQHAFECDLHSSSSIEHRLSDLYEAFMDDEVDGILTAIGGFNCNELLPYIDYDLIRQHPKVLCGYSDITALASAITAKCEMVTYSGPHFSSFQMEQGQEEQTAMFQACLMNGSESFNVNPSTKWSDDAWYLDQANRQFHPTKWGIYQEGTAEGTLYGGNLCTLNLLQGTSFMPHIKDAILFVEDDDLVFPEMFARDLTSLLQHAESIKGLIIGRFQKKSKMTEEHLRFILDKHPMLKHIPVIYDVDIGHTQPVFTLPIGGNVQLACENGDVKLRIHS; this is encoded by the coding sequence ATGCATACACCACCTCCTTTAAAAAAAGGCAGTCATCTTCGTGTCATTGCCCCAAGCCGAAGTGCCAGCATTTTATCAAAAGAAGGAATCGCTCAGGCAAAAAAGCGTTTAGAGATGTTAGGCTTCACTGTCTCCTTTGGACAGCACGCGTTTGAATGTGACCTTCACTCCTCTTCATCTATTGAGCACCGCTTGTCTGATCTGTATGAGGCGTTCATGGATGATGAAGTTGACGGTATTTTGACAGCAATCGGAGGCTTCAATTGCAATGAGCTCTTACCTTATATTGATTACGACTTGATTCGTCAGCACCCTAAAGTCCTTTGCGGCTACAGTGACATTACCGCACTCGCAAGTGCTATTACTGCCAAATGTGAGATGGTGACATACTCTGGACCCCATTTCTCCAGCTTTCAAATGGAACAGGGACAAGAGGAGCAGACCGCTATGTTTCAAGCCTGCTTGATGAATGGTAGTGAGTCTTTTAATGTGAATCCTTCGACAAAGTGGAGTGATGATGCGTGGTATCTTGATCAAGCGAACAGACAGTTTCATCCGACGAAATGGGGAATATATCAAGAGGGAACAGCCGAAGGTACCTTGTATGGCGGTAACCTTTGTACACTGAACTTACTGCAAGGGACATCGTTTATGCCTCATATTAAGGATGCCATCTTATTTGTGGAGGATGATGATTTGGTTTTCCCTGAAATGTTCGCCAGAGACCTCACATCCCTCTTACAGCATGCAGAATCCATTAAAGGGCTGATCATCGGACGCTTTCAGAAGAAATCCAAGATGACAGAGGAACATTTGAGATTCATCCTAGATAAGCACCCCATGCTCAAACACATTCCAGTGATCTACGATGTCGATATCGGACATACACAGCCGGTCTTCACCTTACCGATTGGCGGAAACGTTCAGCTAGCGTGTGAAAATGGAGACGTGAAGCTGCGTATTCATTCATAA
- the argS gene encoding arginine--tRNA ligase, with protein sequence MNIAEQVKDALKEEIIAAVVKAGLADESQVPDVLLEVPKDKTHGDYSTNMAMQLARIAKKAPRQIAEDIVKAFDKGKASIEKLDIAGPGFINIYMNNQYLTKLIPAVLEAKEAYGETNTGGGQKVQVEFVSANPTGDLHLGHARGAAVGDSLCNILDKAGFEVSREYYINDAGNQINNLALSVEVRYFEALGLEKEMPEDGYRGEDIKGIGQKLADEFGDRFVHEPEEERMKFFREYGLKYELEKLRVDLENFRVPFDVWYSETSLYENGKIEPALETLRAKGYVFEEDGATWLRSTDFGDDKDRVLIKKDGSFTYLLPDIAYHKDKLDRGFDQLINIWGADHHGYIPRMKAAIQALGYPAGKLEVEIIQLVHLYKNGEKMKMSKRTGKAVTMRDLIEEVGLDATRYFFAMRSAATHMDFDLDLAISTSNENPVYYAQYAHARICSMLRQGEEKGYEPNLEKADFSHIQSEKEYDLLKIIGSFPEVVAEAAEKRIPHRVTNYIYDLASALHSFYNAEKVIDVENETKTTARLSLMKATQITLANALKLIGVSAPEKM encoded by the coding sequence ATGAATATCGCAGAACAGGTCAAAGATGCGTTAAAGGAAGAAATTATTGCGGCAGTCGTCAAAGCAGGACTTGCTGATGAAAGCCAGGTACCAGATGTCCTTTTAGAAGTGCCGAAAGATAAAACTCACGGTGATTACTCCACCAACATGGCGATGCAGCTTGCCCGCATTGCAAAAAAAGCACCTCGTCAAATCGCAGAGGACATTGTCAAAGCGTTTGATAAAGGGAAAGCTTCTATTGAAAAACTGGATATCGCAGGTCCAGGGTTCATTAATATTTATATGAACAATCAGTATTTAACAAAGCTGATCCCAGCTGTCCTTGAAGCAAAAGAGGCATATGGTGAAACGAATACAGGCGGCGGCCAAAAGGTGCAAGTTGAATTCGTCTCAGCCAACCCAACAGGTGACCTTCACCTTGGACATGCCCGCGGAGCAGCTGTAGGTGATTCTCTTTGCAACATCCTTGATAAAGCAGGGTTCGAGGTGAGCCGTGAATACTATATCAACGATGCAGGCAATCAGATCAATAACCTCGCTTTATCTGTAGAGGTACGTTACTTTGAGGCGCTCGGTCTTGAAAAAGAGATGCCTGAAGACGGCTATAGAGGAGAAGACATCAAAGGCATCGGGCAAAAGCTGGCAGATGAATTTGGTGACCGTTTCGTGCATGAGCCAGAAGAAGAACGTATGAAGTTCTTCCGTGAATACGGCTTAAAATACGAGTTAGAGAAATTACGTGTAGACCTTGAGAATTTCCGTGTCCCATTTGATGTATGGTATTCAGAAACCTCTTTATATGAAAACGGAAAAATCGAACCAGCGCTGGAAACTCTTCGCGCTAAAGGCTATGTCTTTGAAGAAGACGGCGCAACGTGGCTGCGTTCAACTGATTTTGGCGATGACAAGGACCGCGTGCTCATTAAAAAAGACGGCAGCTTCACTTACTTGCTTCCAGATATCGCATATCATAAAGACAAATTAGACAGAGGCTTTGATCAGCTCATTAACATTTGGGGAGCGGACCATCACGGCTATATCCCTCGAATGAAAGCGGCGATTCAAGCACTTGGATATCCTGCTGGCAAGCTTGAAGTAGAAATCATTCAGCTCGTTCACCTATACAAAAACGGTGAAAAGATGAAGATGAGTAAACGTACAGGAAAAGCCGTCACCATGCGTGATCTGATTGAAGAAGTAGGCCTAGATGCCACTCGTTATTTCTTCGCGATGAGAAGTGCGGCGACACATATGGACTTTGACCTAGACTTAGCGATTTCTACGTCTAACGAAAACCCTGTGTACTACGCACAATATGCCCATGCGAGAATTTGCAGCATGCTGCGTCAAGGGGAAGAAAAAGGCTACGAGCCAAACCTTGAAAAAGCAGATTTCTCTCACATTCAATCGGAAAAAGAATACGATCTTCTCAAAATCATTGGTAGCTTCCCAGAAGTTGTAGCAGAAGCAGCTGAAAAGCGTATTCCGCACCGTGTGACAAACTATATTTATGACCTTGCATCAGCCCTTCACAGCTTCTACAATGCCGAGAAGGTCATTGATGTAGAAAACGAAACAAAAACAACAGCACGTCTTTCACTCATGAAAGCAACACAAATTACGCTTGCGAATGCATTAAAACTCATTGGCGTATCGGCACCGGAAAAGATGTAA
- a CDS encoding DUF1934 domain-containing protein translates to MTQNQISIHVKSVMKPETEPAETIEFRTTGTYQEKNDKTYLTYHEEHEMGQVKTVVKMSEKEIFVMRSGAIQMKQRFLIGETTVTHYTMPFGTLQLDVHTHGIDLDVDKGLLHITYDMLTGEDQKHLHTLSISYKEDLRS, encoded by the coding sequence ATGACACAAAACCAAATTTCAATTCATGTAAAGTCAGTGATGAAACCAGAGACGGAGCCGGCTGAAACGATCGAATTCCGCACGACTGGAACGTATCAAGAAAAGAATGACAAAACGTATCTCACTTACCATGAAGAACATGAAATGGGTCAAGTAAAAACCGTTGTGAAAATGAGTGAAAAAGAAATTTTTGTCATGAGATCAGGGGCCATTCAAATGAAGCAGCGCTTTCTCATTGGAGAAACGACCGTCACACATTACACGATGCCATTCGGTACACTACAGCTTGATGTACACACACATGGCATTGATCTCGATGTGGACAAGGGACTGCTGCACATTACGTACGATATGCTGACAGGGGAAGATCAAAAGCATTTACATACATTATCGATTTCGTATAAGGAGGATTTACGTTCATGA
- the speB gene encoding agmatinase → MRFDEAYSGKVFIGSHPTWEDAKVILYGMPMDWTVSYRPGSRFGPNRIREVSIGLEEYSPYLDRELHEVPFFDAGDIPLPFGNAQKSLDLIEEYVDSILEKGKFPLGMGGEHLVSWPVFRAMHKKYPDLAIIHMDAHTDLREEYEGEPLSHSTPIRKVAGLIGPENVFSFGIRSGMKEEFEWAKEAGMHISKFEVLEPLKQVLPKLKGRPVYVTIDIDVLDPAHAPGTGTVDAGGITSKELLASIHAIAGSEVQVVGADLVEVAPVYDHSDQTANTASKLLREMLLGFVK, encoded by the coding sequence ATGAGATTCGACGAGGCTTATTCAGGAAAAGTGTTTATTGGAAGTCATCCGACATGGGAAGATGCAAAAGTCATTTTATATGGTATGCCGATGGATTGGACCGTCAGTTATAGACCAGGCTCACGTTTTGGCCCAAACCGTATTCGTGAAGTTTCGATTGGATTAGAGGAATACAGCCCTTATTTAGATCGTGAACTGCACGAGGTGCCATTCTTTGATGCCGGTGACATTCCGCTTCCTTTTGGAAATGCTCAGAAAAGCTTGGACTTAATTGAAGAGTATGTCGACAGCATTTTAGAAAAAGGGAAGTTTCCATTAGGAATGGGCGGCGAGCATCTTGTGTCTTGGCCGGTTTTCCGTGCGATGCATAAGAAATATCCTGATTTGGCGATTATCCATATGGACGCACATACGGATCTTCGTGAGGAATACGAGGGTGAGCCTCTGTCTCATTCAACACCGATTCGTAAAGTAGCAGGACTCATTGGACCTGAGAATGTGTTCTCTTTTGGGATTCGTTCTGGGATGAAGGAAGAATTTGAATGGGCAAAAGAAGCGGGCATGCACATTTCTAAATTTGAAGTGCTGGAGCCGTTGAAGCAAGTATTGCCAAAGCTGAAGGGGCGTCCAGTTTATGTGACGATCGACATTGATGTACTCGACCCAGCTCATGCACCTGGTACAGGCACGGTGGATGCTGGCGGTATTACATCAAAAGAGCTGCTTGCATCTATTCATGCCATTGCAGGATCTGAGGTTCAAGTAGTCGGTGCAGACCTTGTAGAGGTAGCACCTGTATACGATCATTCCGACCAAACAGCGAATACAGCGAGCAAGCTTTTACGCGAAATGCTGCTTGGATTTGTGAAATAA
- the speE gene encoding spermidine synthase has translation MSELWYTEKQTKNFGITLKVNKTLHTEQTDFQHLEMVETEEFGNMLFLDGMVMTSEKDEFVYHEMVAHVPLFTHPNPENVLVVGGGDGGVIREILKHPSVKKATLVDIDGKVIEYSKKFLPSIAGKLDDPRVDVKVGDGFMHIAEADNEYDVIMVDSTEPVGPAVNLFSKGFYAGISKALKEDGIFVAQTDNPWFTPELITNVQRDVKEIFPITKLYTANIPTYPSGLWTFTIGSKKYDPLAVEDSRFFDIDTKYYTKELHKAAFVLPKFVSDLIK, from the coding sequence ATGAGCGAACTTTGGTATACAGAGAAGCAAACGAAGAATTTTGGTATTACATTGAAGGTGAACAAAACCCTTCACACAGAACAAACAGATTTTCAGCATTTAGAAATGGTGGAAACAGAAGAGTTTGGCAATATGCTGTTTTTAGACGGTATGGTGATGACGTCTGAGAAAGATGAGTTTGTATATCATGAAATGGTGGCACATGTTCCTCTTTTCACTCATCCAAACCCGGAAAATGTTCTCGTCGTAGGCGGAGGAGACGGCGGTGTCATTCGTGAAATCCTGAAGCATCCAAGTGTGAAAAAAGCGACACTTGTTGATATTGATGGCAAAGTCATCGAATACTCGAAAAAATTCCTTCCTTCGATTGCTGGAAAACTAGACGATCCTCGTGTGGATGTCAAAGTCGGAGACGGCTTTATGCACATTGCTGAAGCTGACAACGAGTATGATGTCATCATGGTGGACTCAACTGAACCAGTTGGACCAGCTGTGAACCTGTTCTCTAAAGGATTTTACGCAGGAATTTCAAAAGCACTCAAAGAAGACGGTATTTTCGTGGCACAAACGGACAATCCTTGGTTCACACCTGAGCTGATTACAAATGTACAGCGTGATGTGAAAGAGATTTTCCCAATCACGAAGCTTTACACAGCAAATATTCCAACGTATCCAAGTGGTCTTTGGACATTTACCATCGGTTCAAAAAAATATGATCCACTTGCTGTAGAAGACAGCCGTTTCTTTGATATTGACACGAAATATTACACAAAAGAATTACACAAAGCGGCATTCGTTCTGCCGAAATTTGTGAGCGACTTAATCAAATAA
- a CDS encoding transglycosylase domain-containing protein, whose product MDTIMSNKKIRMTVKTIRACFFIGLLAFLFAGTVFLTILLIAKWQGAPSVQVPQSTTIYAADGSKLGESSFGEKRYWVPLKDMSPYIRQAAVAVEDKTFYEHHGFDVKRMAGAAVADIRAMAKVQGASTITQQYARNLYLDHDKTWKRKWNEAFYTIRLEQNYTKDEILEGYLNTIYYGHGAYGVEAASRLYFGKKAKNLTLAESALLAGIPKGPSLYSPYVNEEKAGARKNMILRHMQEDGMITKKAAAEAAKEKLSYRPLQKKQLQAKQAPYFYDDVIRELKQSLGLTEEQIETYGLHIQTTLNPELQKIAEKTLKSTIYSKSDIQIGFTAIHPQTGHVLALIGGRDYEKSPFNRVTQAKRQPGSTMKPLLYYIALQNGFTPATVMRSEETVFELDDQGSGAAYSPSNYHGYYANDGITMLQALALSDNIYAVKTHLFLGMEQLVRAGKTFGINEKLDQVPSLALGTSPIKPIEMTNAYAMLVNGGKRVKPTFITKVTDAKGNVLFEEKQKREQVLDEKAAFVTTDMMSGMFNDQLNGYTSVTGRTIMKDLTRTYGGKSGTTGADSWMIGFSPQLVTGVWTGYDKGRTIDSVEETAYAKKIWASFMESALSKQPASSFMPPDGVKGVYINPKTGDLAGPGCESKVFTYFIEGTEPTGVCYGAEDKSSEQDPVQDQKPKKWWEKWLKR is encoded by the coding sequence ATGGACACAATCATGAGTAATAAAAAAATCCGCATGACCGTGAAAACGATTCGAGCCTGTTTTTTTATTGGTTTGCTCGCTTTTCTATTTGCAGGCACTGTCTTTTTGACGATTCTTTTAATAGCCAAATGGCAAGGCGCCCCTTCTGTTCAAGTTCCCCAATCTACGACCATTTATGCAGCCGATGGTTCAAAGCTTGGAGAATCCAGCTTTGGAGAAAAGAGATATTGGGTGCCCTTAAAGGACATGTCCCCTTATATCAGGCAGGCAGCTGTAGCTGTTGAGGATAAAACCTTTTATGAGCATCATGGCTTTGATGTGAAACGGATGGCGGGTGCTGCAGTGGCTGATATTCGTGCCATGGCTAAGGTACAAGGCGCCAGCACGATCACCCAGCAATATGCACGAAATCTGTATTTAGATCATGATAAAACGTGGAAGCGGAAGTGGAATGAAGCCTTTTACACGATTCGCTTAGAGCAAAACTATACAAAAGATGAGATTTTAGAAGGATACTTGAACACCATTTATTATGGTCATGGAGCTTATGGCGTGGAAGCAGCGTCCCGTCTGTATTTCGGAAAAAAGGCAAAGAATTTGACCCTCGCTGAATCTGCCTTACTTGCCGGTATCCCAAAGGGCCCTTCTCTCTACTCCCCTTATGTGAATGAAGAGAAAGCCGGCGCAAGAAAGAATATGATTTTGAGGCACATGCAAGAGGACGGCATGATTACGAAAAAGGCAGCCGCTGAAGCCGCGAAAGAAAAACTGTCCTATCGCCCTTTGCAAAAGAAGCAGCTGCAAGCAAAGCAAGCCCCGTATTTTTATGATGATGTGATTCGTGAGTTGAAACAAAGCTTGGGGTTAACTGAGGAACAGATCGAAACCTATGGCCTTCATATCCAAACGACTTTAAATCCAGAGTTACAGAAAATTGCTGAGAAGACGTTAAAAAGCACAATCTATTCGAAATCAGACATCCAAATCGGCTTTACCGCTATCCATCCCCAAACTGGTCATGTACTCGCCCTCATTGGGGGAAGAGATTATGAGAAAAGTCCATTCAACCGGGTGACACAAGCGAAAAGACAGCCCGGTTCAACAATGAAGCCTCTTCTCTATTACATTGCCTTGCAAAATGGGTTTACACCAGCAACCGTCATGCGCAGTGAAGAAACGGTTTTTGAGCTCGATGATCAAGGAAGCGGCGCTGCTTATTCACCAAGCAATTATCATGGCTATTACGCCAATGACGGCATTACCATGCTTCAAGCCTTGGCGCTGTCTGATAATATTTATGCCGTGAAAACCCATCTATTTTTAGGAATGGAGCAGCTTGTACGTGCTGGCAAAACATTTGGCATCAACGAAAAACTAGATCAAGTGCCATCACTTGCCCTAGGCACGTCTCCTATCAAACCAATTGAAATGACCAATGCTTACGCAATGCTTGTCAATGGCGGAAAACGAGTCAAACCCACCTTTATTACAAAAGTAACGGATGCTAAAGGCAACGTGCTTTTTGAAGAAAAACAAAAACGAGAGCAAGTCTTAGATGAAAAGGCAGCCTTTGTCACCACCGACATGATGTCAGGAATGTTCAATGATCAGCTAAACGGCTATACGAGTGTCACAGGCCGCACCATTATGAAGGATCTCACGCGAACATACGGAGGAAAATCGGGAACGACAGGAGCCGACAGCTGGATGATCGGCTTTTCTCCCCAGCTCGTCACAGGTGTGTGGACGGGCTATGATAAAGGGCGTACCATTGACTCGGTCGAAGAAACAGCCTATGCAAAAAAGATATGGGCATCCTTTATGGAATCAGCCCTCTCCAAACAGCCAGCGTCCTCCTTCATGCCGCCAGACGGCGTAAAAGGTGTGTATATCAATCCAAAAACCGGCGATCTCGCAGGCCCAGGATGTGAATCAAAGGTATTCACCTATTTTATAGAAGGAACGGAGCCGACAGGTGTGTGCTACGGTGCTGAGGATAAATCATCTGAGCAAGATCCAGTTCAAGATCAAAAGCCAAAGAAATGGTGGGAAAAGTGGTTGAAACGTTAA
- a CDS encoding YwhD family protein: MEGKKKKPIGFNIIKKTDATDGHGGFGAGALSLDNISPVIIDVEEKEAVIDIGAMHARSAVEKGIKFLKTKEEVPNGKPYWLVWVTIDRREEGPYYAGVTACEMTVDRSIRRGYKSLPEHVNFMDKSMKRNIVVSHMDDVSKKVLADFLKSHNEALWEASTDELKEGLSVPE; the protein is encoded by the coding sequence ATGGAAGGTAAAAAGAAGAAACCAATTGGTTTTAACATCATTAAAAAAACAGATGCAACCGACGGACACGGAGGCTTTGGAGCTGGTGCGCTCAGCCTAGATAACATTTCGCCGGTGATCATTGACGTAGAGGAAAAGGAAGCTGTCATTGATATTGGTGCGATGCATGCAAGAAGTGCCGTGGAAAAAGGAATTAAATTTTTGAAAACAAAAGAAGAGGTACCGAACGGAAAGCCGTATTGGCTCGTATGGGTGACCATTGACCGCAGAGAAGAAGGTCCTTATTATGCGGGTGTGACGGCTTGCGAAATGACCGTCGACCGTTCAATCCGCCGCGGGTATAAGTCGCTTCCAGAGCATGTGAATTTCATGGATAAATCAATGAAGCGAAATATCGTCGTCAGTCATATGGATGATGTATCGAAAAAGGTGCTGGCTGATTTCTTGAAGAGTCATAATGAAGCACTATGGGAAGCATCCACAGATGAATTAAAAGAAGGATTGTCTGTCCCTGAATAA